The proteins below are encoded in one region of Desulfovibrio sp. JC010:
- the atpE gene encoding ATP synthase F0 subunit C produces the protein MRKALLIVLNTMALVLAAGAAFAAGVAPEVASATATATAIGMAIAAAGCGIGQGLGLKAACEGTARNPEAGGKITVTLILGLAFVESLAIYALVVNLILLFANPLIG, from the coding sequence ATGCGTAAAGCTCTGCTTATCGTTCTGAACACCATGGCTCTGGTTCTCGCTGCTGGCGCAGCATTTGCTGCTGGCGTAGCTCCCGAAGTTGCTTCCGCAACCGCTACTGCTACCGCTATCGGTATGGCTATCGCTGCTGCCGGTTGTGGTATCGGTCAGGGCCTCGGTCTGAAAGCTGCTTGTGAAGGTACTGCACGTAACCCCGAAGCTGGTGGTAAAATCACTGTTACTCTGATTCTTGGTCTGGCATTCGTAGAATCCCTGGCCATTTACGCTCTCGTTGTTAACCTGATCCTGCTCTTCGCTAACCCCCTCATCGGTTAG
- a CDS encoding redox-sensing transcriptional repressor Rex, with amino-acid sequence MKTQNIPKATIKRLAVYIQVLTGLKRDGVEVISSEKLARACSVNPSQIRKDLAYFGEFGVRGVGYYVHELISSIKQSLGVDRVWGCALVGVGNLGRALLRHKEFALRGFSIRAAFDCDPYKIGEVVSGLEVVCTRQFKARVEELGLEIGIITTPPERAQRAANYLVDGGIKGIVNFAQARIDVPKNVPVEYVDFTHHFYSVAFNISSME; translated from the coding sequence GTGAAAACCCAGAATATCCCCAAAGCGACCATTAAAAGGCTTGCTGTTTACATACAGGTTTTAACAGGACTTAAAAGGGACGGAGTAGAGGTTATATCCTCTGAAAAACTGGCCCGGGCCTGTTCGGTCAACCCTTCTCAGATTCGTAAGGATCTGGCATATTTTGGTGAATTCGGAGTGCGCGGCGTCGGTTACTACGTGCACGAGCTGATCTCATCCATCAAGCAGTCCCTCGGTGTAGACCGGGTCTGGGGCTGCGCCCTTGTGGGTGTCGGTAACCTCGGACGCGCCCTGCTGCGCCACAAGGAATTCGCCCTGCGCGGTTTTTCCATCCGCGCGGCATTTGACTGCGACCCATATAAAATCGGGGAAGTTGTTTCCGGGCTTGAGGTTGTCTGTACCCGCCAGTTCAAGGCCAGAGTGGAAGAGCTCGGTCTTGAGATCGGGATCATCACCACCCCGCCGGAAAGGGCGCAGCGTGCGGCCAACTATCTGGTGGATGGCGGAATTAAGGGCATTGTCAACTTTGCGCAGGCAAGGATTGATGTCCCCAAGAATGTTCCTGTTGAATACGTTGACTTCACCCACCATTTTTATTCCGTGGCTTTTAATATCAGTTCCATGGAATAG
- a CDS encoding sigma-54 dependent transcriptional regulator, translated as MANVLIIDDDPFIGELLIAIAEALNHDGEKALTLKEGLALAREERFDVVFLDVILPDGNGLDALPELQQLNNMPEVIIITGKGDSKGAELAINSGAWDYIAKPASQEEYMLHMKRVFQYRSEKQSSSPKLGHHNIVGRSDSIVRCLGQAAKAAESHVGVLLLGETGTGKELFARAVHDNSMRRNGPFIIVDCASIPENLVESILFGHERGAFTSADKSQDGLIAKADGGTLFLDEVGELPVSLQKSFLRVLQERTYRPVGGNEEKQSDFRLVAATNRDLEALVQSGRFRQDLLYRLQAFTIELPPLRQRGEDIHRLSRYYLNKLAADFNAPPIAISEEFLDALKSYSWPGNVRELFNVLEQVFTANPEAGEFLPIHLPVRLRVSAAQASVLPKQTPRNTLTVIKGNLPRRNQSQNEDVSFPEINVPDSNKLPSFKEYRDEAVNNAEKLYLEQLVLVSKANMAEAARTSGISVSRLYALLKKHNIKKQYSID; from the coding sequence ATGGCCAATGTTTTAATTATTGATGATGACCCGTTTATAGGGGAACTGCTGATCGCCATTGCTGAAGCTCTGAACCATGACGGAGAAAAAGCCCTGACCCTCAAAGAGGGGCTGGCCCTTGCCCGTGAAGAACGCTTTGATGTTGTCTTTCTTGATGTAATTCTGCCCGACGGTAACGGACTGGATGCACTCCCGGAGCTGCAACAGCTGAACAATATGCCGGAAGTGATAATCATTACCGGGAAAGGTGATTCCAAGGGCGCGGAGCTGGCTATCAATTCCGGGGCATGGGATTATATTGCCAAGCCTGCCAGTCAGGAAGAATACATGCTGCACATGAAAAGGGTCTTCCAGTACCGCAGCGAAAAACAAAGTTCCAGTCCCAAACTCGGACATCATAATATTGTAGGCCGCTCCGATTCAATAGTGCGCTGTCTCGGGCAGGCCGCCAAAGCAGCTGAAAGTCATGTGGGCGTGCTCCTGCTGGGTGAAACAGGCACCGGCAAGGAACTTTTCGCCCGTGCGGTTCACGACAACAGCATGCGCCGCAATGGGCCGTTTATCATTGTGGACTGCGCTTCCATTCCTGAAAATCTCGTGGAATCCATTCTTTTCGGCCACGAGCGCGGTGCCTTCACCAGTGCGGACAAAAGTCAGGACGGACTCATCGCCAAGGCGGACGGCGGGACCCTTTTCCTTGATGAGGTTGGCGAACTTCCGGTATCCCTGCAAAAATCATTTCTCCGGGTCCTGCAGGAACGGACCTACCGCCCTGTGGGTGGCAACGAGGAAAAGCAAAGTGATTTCAGGCTGGTGGCAGCCACCAACCGTGACCTCGAAGCACTGGTCCAAAGTGGAAGATTCCGGCAGGACCTGCTTTACAGGCTGCAGGCATTCACCATCGAACTTCCGCCCCTGCGCCAGCGGGGTGAAGATATACACAGGCTTTCCCGCTATTATTTGAACAAACTTGCCGCGGACTTCAACGCCCCGCCCATAGCCATTTCCGAAGAATTCCTCGACGCGCTGAAATCGTACTCCTGGCCGGGGAATGTGCGCGAACTCTTCAATGTGCTGGAACAGGTCTTTACCGCCAACCCTGAAGCCGGGGAATTCCTGCCTATCCATCTTCCTGTGAGGTTGCGTGTATCAGCCGCCCAGGCATCGGTTCTGCCTAAACAGACACCCCGCAATACCCTGACTGTTATCAAGGGCAACCTGCCCCGAAGAAACCAGTCCCAGAATGAAGACGTCTCTTTTCCGGAAATCAATGTACCGGACTCAAACAAACTTCCATCTTTTAAGGAATACCGGGATGAAGCGGTCAACAATGCCGAGAAATTATACCTTGAACAGCTGGTACTGGTCAGCAAGGCCAATATGGCTGAAGCAGCCAGAACATCGGGCATATCCGTTTCCAGACTATACGCCCTGCTCAAGAAGCATAATATAAAGAAGCAGTACTCAATTGATTAG
- a CDS encoding MarR family winged helix-turn-helix transcriptional regulator produces the protein MVKKHVSFGFMNSQMARLHKAILAEKLKDLGITYGQIGFIMQATRYPGRSQDELSTVLSIDKAATARAVAKLIKEGFLYRKENPDNKRQKLVYPTGKALAVKEDLHRELMDSNRSMLSGLTKEEAEKFIELMVKVIDTSRENLGMPRVWDYL, from the coding sequence ATGGTAAAAAAACACGTTTCATTCGGATTCATGAATAGCCAGATGGCCAGATTGCATAAAGCTATTCTAGCGGAAAAATTAAAAGATCTGGGCATCACCTACGGACAGATCGGTTTCATCATGCAGGCGACAAGGTATCCGGGGCGGTCGCAGGATGAACTCTCAACTGTTTTGAGTATAGATAAAGCTGCTACGGCCAGAGCTGTAGCAAAATTGATCAAAGAAGGCTTTTTGTACCGCAAGGAAAACCCTGACAATAAGCGGCAGAAGCTGGTTTACCCTACCGGGAAAGCACTGGCTGTAAAAGAAGACCTTCACCGGGAACTGATGGATTCCAACCGGAGCATGCTGTCCGGGCTTACAAAAGAAGAAGCTGAAAAGTTTATAGAATTAATGGTCAAAGTAATTGATACAAGCCGGGAAAATCTGGGCATGCCGCGGGTTTGGGATTATTTATAG
- a CDS encoding MFS transporter, with amino-acid sequence MDDAKKKAVIFTVAVTQFTMPFMFSAVGITLPVMGREFGASGLDLSLVESVYIGSVAALLLPLGRLADMHGRQPMFRLGVLLFSIFTMLIGFAHNIETVIGLRMIQGMVGGMGIATNMALLTNSVPAEERGKAMGWAVAAVYVGLSAGPYVGGLVTSHLGWRWLYFLGMIPLGISYYVAHRNLNGRFRASDEKFDYPGSIVIALSVAAIVFGGTSLGAGWFGPVALIAGLAGVALFIYMQNKAEYPLVELTLFNERRDFSDAALVQFINYAGTFGIVFLFSLYMQSVKGFTPHDAGLVLVIQPIVQAVLSPLCGRLADKFSPRILALLGMLACTAGTIMGAMVTSQTTLPYLYTMFVVLGIGFALFSSPNMIILMSSVPPSRYGFASAISGGLRTIGMVFSMVIIAIFLSTIMGKAPVTPQSAAEYLTVMRFSLSSLAVLCGLAVLISIRSVLKKHRVAKNGLCVQSAGNSKEG; translated from the coding sequence ATGGATGATGCAAAGAAGAAAGCCGTCATATTTACAGTGGCGGTAACCCAGTTCACCATGCCGTTCATGTTTTCGGCAGTGGGGATAACCCTTCCGGTCATGGGGCGTGAATTCGGGGCCAGCGGCCTTGATCTCAGCCTTGTGGAATCAGTTTATATCGGAAGTGTGGCCGCATTGCTGCTTCCTTTGGGCAGGCTGGCCGACATGCACGGCAGGCAGCCCATGTTCCGGCTGGGTGTGCTTTTATTTTCAATTTTTACCATGCTGATCGGCTTTGCCCACAACATTGAAACCGTAATCGGGCTGCGTATGATTCAGGGTATGGTCGGCGGTATGGGTATTGCCACAAACATGGCCCTGCTGACCAATTCCGTTCCCGCAGAAGAGCGCGGAAAAGCCATGGGCTGGGCTGTGGCCGCAGTTTATGTGGGGCTGTCCGCCGGGCCGTATGTGGGCGGGCTGGTCACTTCCCATCTGGGCTGGCGTTGGCTTTACTTTCTGGGCATGATTCCGCTGGGGATTTCCTACTATGTTGCCCACCGCAATTTGAATGGCAGGTTCCGTGCTTCGGATGAAAAATTTGACTATCCCGGCAGTATCGTTATTGCCCTTTCTGTAGCGGCCATTGTTTTCGGCGGAACCAGCCTCGGTGCCGGATGGTTCGGGCCTGTGGCCCTGATCGCGGGGCTGGCCGGGGTGGCACTGTTCATCTACATGCAGAACAAGGCCGAATACCCGCTGGTGGAACTGACCCTGTTCAATGAACGTCGTGATTTTTCCGATGCCGCACTGGTACAGTTCATCAACTACGCCGGGACCTTCGGCATTGTTTTCCTGTTCAGTCTGTACATGCAGTCGGTAAAAGGGTTCACTCCTCATGATGCCGGGCTGGTGCTGGTTATTCAGCCCATTGTTCAGGCCGTACTTTCACCGCTTTGCGGCAGGCTGGCCGATAAATTTTCCCCGCGTATTCTCGCGCTGCTGGGCATGTTGGCCTGCACAGCAGGAACCATCATGGGGGCCATGGTTACTTCCCAGACGACCCTTCCTTATCTGTACACCATGTTTGTGGTGTTGGGGATCGGCTTTGCCCTTTTCTCCTCCCCGAATATGATTATTCTCATGAGCAGCGTACCGCCTTCCCGTTACGGGTTTGCATCGGCTATTTCCGGGGGCTTACGGACCATCGGAATGGTTTTCAGCATGGTCATTATCGCCATTTTTCTGTCCACTATCATGGGCAAGGCTCCGGTCACTCCGCAGTCCGCTGCTGAATATTTGACTGTAATGCGTTTTTCCCTGTCCAGTCTTGCAGTTCTATGCGGTCTTGCGGTGCTTATTTCCATCCGTTCCGTGTTGAAAAAACACAGAGTTGCCAAGAACGGTCTTTGTGTGCAAAGTGCCGGGAACAGCAAGGAGGGCTAA
- the rsmG gene encoding 16S rRNA (guanine(527)-N(7))-methyltransferase RsmG translates to MAEINISAADILGAASKAGRKLRDNPAQDEGFKAATDQARVLAYYVTLLVKWNKSMNLVGPQGWEQIFHSLIIDSLHLADSLDSLDLPNDPVTLDLGAGAGLPGIPLRCLWQAGDYHLVEARQKRSVFMRTALRMMKLPRIEVFQGRAEKFPQEKLPADLILSKAFMPWKDLLEFVKPMLAESGRIVILSNDPAPSEQEFEELGHTLQDSMQYKAGDKKHYFWCLRALG, encoded by the coding sequence ATGGCGGAAATTAATATCAGTGCTGCGGATATTCTGGGCGCGGCAAGCAAGGCCGGGCGTAAGCTTAGGGACAATCCTGCACAGGATGAAGGGTTCAAGGCAGCAACCGATCAGGCAAGGGTACTGGCCTACTACGTGACCCTGCTGGTCAAGTGGAACAAGTCCATGAATCTGGTCGGTCCGCAGGGCTGGGAGCAGATTTTTCATTCCCTGATTATCGACAGCCTGCATCTGGCAGATTCTCTTGATTCGCTGGATCTGCCCAATGATCCGGTCACCCTCGACCTCGGAGCCGGGGCCGGTTTGCCCGGAATCCCTCTGCGCTGTCTCTGGCAGGCCGGGGATTACCATTTGGTGGAAGCGCGCCAGAAGCGTTCCGTGTTCATGCGCACTGCCCTGCGGATGATGAAGCTGCCGCGTATAGAAGTTTTTCAAGGCCGTGCGGAAAAATTTCCACAGGAAAAACTTCCCGCTGATTTGATTCTCAGCAAAGCCTTTATGCCGTGGAAGGATCTGCTGGAATTCGTAAAACCCATGCTGGCAGAGTCGGGCCGGATAGTGATTTTATCTAACGACCCTGCGCCCTCAGAGCAGGAATTTGAAGAATTAGGACATACTCTGCAAGATTCCATGCAGTACAAGGCCGGGGATAAAAAGCACTACTTCTGGTGCTTGAGGGCGTTAGGATAG
- a CDS encoding 23S rRNA (pseudouridine(1915)-N(3))-methyltransferase RlmH — protein sequence MSKLRFVWVGKLKEPFFRDACAHYTKKLGRFHKLEETILKDAPGKLPPMDKVQHEGKAIMAKIKPSDMLICLDEKGKEMTSVELSKQLQRWTEDPNLTPTFVIGGPFGLADEVKNAARVKLSLSKMTLPHELARTMLLEQLYRAASILRGSPYHHV from the coding sequence ATGAGCAAACTTAGATTCGTCTGGGTCGGCAAACTCAAGGAACCCTTTTTCCGCGATGCTTGCGCCCATTACACAAAAAAACTGGGCCGTTTCCACAAGCTGGAAGAAACCATCCTCAAGGATGCCCCCGGCAAACTGCCGCCCATGGACAAAGTTCAGCACGAAGGCAAGGCCATCATGGCCAAAATCAAGCCCTCGGATATGCTTATCTGCCTTGATGAGAAAGGCAAGGAAATGACTTCGGTGGAGCTTTCCAAGCAGCTGCAACGCTGGACCGAGGACCCGAACCTCACCCCCACTTTCGTTATCGGCGGCCCCTTCGGACTCGCGGACGAGGTCAAAAACGCGGCCCGGGTCAAGCTCAGCTTAAGCAAAATGACCCTGCCCCACGAACTGGCCCGGACCATGCTGCTGGAACAGCTCTACCGCGCTGCTTCCATACTTCGCGGGTCTCCTTACCATCATGTTTAA
- a CDS encoding metallophosphoesterase: protein MSEAPKTWIAFGDIHQSLKFVDLLPELEKASGVIVTGDLTNHSPAGAVEKVWEAIYSRNPNILAQQGNMDRTNVTEFLKEKNANLHCEFRELEPGIKVMGVGCSIPTPFGTPGEITEEEMAQYLEDTHARLGDYEQLLLVVHDAPFNTSLDVIGNGMHVGSKAVRAFIEKHQPEIVLCGHIHESRGEDSVGKSRIFNPGMASGGGYVLVSIDNGRLDATLKQI from the coding sequence ATGTCTGAAGCCCCAAAAACATGGATTGCTTTCGGTGATATTCACCAAAGCCTGAAATTCGTGGATCTGCTCCCGGAGCTGGAAAAAGCTTCCGGGGTTATCGTAACCGGAGACCTGACCAACCACTCCCCGGCCGGAGCCGTTGAAAAGGTCTGGGAAGCCATCTATAGCAGGAACCCCAACATCCTCGCCCAGCAGGGCAACATGGACCGGACCAACGTTACTGAATTCCTGAAAGAAAAAAATGCCAACCTGCATTGCGAGTTCCGTGAACTGGAACCGGGTATTAAAGTCATGGGCGTGGGCTGTTCTATCCCGACCCCTTTCGGCACTCCCGGTGAAATCACCGAAGAGGAAATGGCTCAGTACCTTGAAGACACTCACGCCAGGCTCGGTGATTATGAACAGCTGCTGCTGGTTGTCCACGATGCCCCCTTTAACACCAGTCTGGATGTCATCGGCAACGGCATGCACGTGGGCAGCAAGGCCGTGCGCGCATTCATAGAAAAGCATCAGCCTGAAATAGTTCTCTGCGGGCACATCCATGAATCCAGAGGCGAAGACAGCGTCGGCAAATCCAGAATTTTCAATCCCGGCATGGCTTCCGGCGGCGGGTATGTACTCGTCTCCATTGATAACGGCAGGCTGGATGCAACCCTTAAACAGATATAA
- a CDS encoding 5-formyltetrahydrofolate cyclo-ligase, protein MAVLDKEIIRRQLLEKRSAMRGPDVDSMSRSIVDTVMSLEQWGRAQEVLLYWPIRNEVDVRPLLEDAWGGGKKLFMPCCRKNEPGQMDFGVVRAEADLASGSFGIKEPCRSRCEFPDAVSPDLIVVPGVGFDRKGYRIGFGGGYYDRFLARPQKDGFLSVGVCYDFQLVEGFSIEPWDKNVQLLCTDKEMIWQK, encoded by the coding sequence GTGGCTGTTTTGGATAAAGAAATAATCAGGCGGCAATTGCTGGAAAAACGTTCCGCCATGCGCGGGCCGGATGTGGATTCCATGAGCCGCAGCATAGTGGATACGGTCATGTCCCTTGAGCAGTGGGGCCGGGCGCAGGAGGTCCTGCTTTACTGGCCCATCAGGAACGAGGTCGATGTACGCCCGTTGCTGGAGGATGCATGGGGAGGCGGCAAGAAGCTTTTCATGCCCTGCTGCCGCAAGAATGAGCCGGGCCAGATGGATTTCGGCGTGGTTCGCGCTGAGGCTGACCTTGCTTCCGGTTCATTCGGTATCAAGGAACCCTGCCGCAGCCGTTGCGAATTTCCCGATGCGGTTTCCCCGGATCTGATCGTTGTTCCCGGGGTGGGTTTTGACCGCAAGGGCTACCGGATCGGATTCGGCGGTGGTTACTACGACCGTTTTCTGGCCCGTCCGCAAAAGGACGGATTCCTTTCCGTGGGAGTCTGCTATGATTTTCAGCTTGTTGAGGGTTTTTCCATTGAACCGTGGGATAAAAATGTGCAGTTGCTCTGCACTGACAAGGAAATGATATGGCAAAAATAA
- a CDS encoding polyphenol oxidase family protein, whose translation MAKINFIPFVFPGLDKVSVAFSTRSGGCCKPPFDGGNISYDVGDDAYDVRANRTELAATLSISHWHECIQVHGDVMHYDLGEGSPADKPVLEGDGLATTSAGHALVVKTADCQPIMIAHKNGDFVAGLHNGWRGNAINFPGKGVADICERYSCDPEDLLAVRGPSLSPAAAQFVNFESDFEPGFEAYFDKTSSTVDLWKLTIDQLVEAGLRRRNVHSIDMCTYSMERTFFSYRRDKVTGRQCSLIWIK comes from the coding sequence ATGGCAAAAATAAATTTTATACCTTTTGTTTTTCCGGGGCTGGATAAGGTCTCGGTGGCGTTCAGCACCAGAAGCGGCGGTTGCTGCAAACCCCCTTTTGACGGCGGCAATATTTCTTATGATGTGGGGGACGATGCCTATGATGTGCGGGCCAACCGCACTGAACTGGCCGCAACTCTGTCCATTTCCCATTGGCATGAGTGCATTCAGGTCCATGGCGATGTGATGCATTATGACCTTGGGGAAGGTTCCCCGGCGGATAAGCCTGTGCTGGAGGGGGACGGTCTGGCCACCACTTCTGCGGGACACGCCCTTGTGGTCAAGACCGCCGATTGCCAGCCGATCATGATCGCCCATAAAAATGGTGATTTTGTGGCCGGGCTGCACAACGGCTGGCGGGGTAATGCCATCAATTTTCCGGGAAAGGGTGTGGCTGATATCTGCGAACGTTACAGCTGCGATCCCGAGGATCTGCTGGCCGTGCGCGGACCGAGCCTGAGTCCCGCAGCGGCCCAGTTTGTTAACTTTGAATCTGATTTCGAACCGGGATTCGAAGCCTATTTTGACAAGACCAGCAGCACGGTTGATCTCTGGAAGCTGACCATTGACCAGCTTGTGGAGGCCGGGCTGCGAAGACGTAACGTCCACTCAATTGATATGTGCACCTACTCCATGGAGCGGACTTTCTTCTCCTACCGCAGGGATAAGGTTACCGGACGTCAGTGTTCATTAATCTGGATAAAATAA
- a CDS encoding chemotaxis protein, which yields MSQTNILLESGTNELEIVEFYIDEVDNVHDGSTRRSYYGINVAKVVEIIRLPDLTDMPDAANDAVLGAFDLRSEIIPLIDLSRRVGKNRIEDEAPKVIVTEFNKISTAFLVSGVTRIHRISWEQVEAPSRQVSSLTANSITGVVKLEGRIVFLLDLEKIVADLNPDMDLTDVPEASLVDKIEKRQLKALISDDSTMIRRMIGQMLEDAGFRVTRTHNGKAAWDKIVEWKATAEAEGKTINDYLDIMVTDIEMPVMDGHNLTKRIKDDPELRHIPVLLCSSIITDTLFHKGESVGADDQISKAEINQLAERVFKLIEKAES from the coding sequence ATGTCCCAAACTAATATTCTACTTGAATCAGGCACCAATGAACTTGAAATAGTTGAATTTTACATTGACGAAGTCGACAATGTCCATGACGGCTCAACCCGTCGCAGCTATTACGGAATCAACGTCGCCAAGGTCGTTGAAATTATCAGGTTGCCTGACCTGACCGACATGCCGGATGCTGCCAACGACGCAGTTCTGGGTGCTTTTGACCTCAGGTCGGAAATCATACCCCTGATCGACTTGAGCCGCAGGGTCGGTAAAAACAGAATTGAAGACGAGGCTCCCAAGGTCATCGTCACCGAATTCAATAAAATTTCCACCGCCTTCCTCGTTTCCGGCGTCACCAGAATCCACCGTATCAGTTGGGAACAGGTTGAAGCTCCGAGCAGGCAAGTATCATCACTGACCGCAAACTCCATCACCGGGGTGGTCAAACTTGAAGGACGCATCGTCTTCCTCCTTGACCTTGAAAAGATCGTTGCCGATCTCAACCCGGATATGGACCTGACCGACGTGCCCGAAGCATCTCTGGTCGATAAGATCGAAAAACGCCAGCTCAAGGCTCTTATCTCCGATGACTCCACCATGATCCGCCGCATGATCGGCCAAATGCTGGAAGATGCCGGATTCAGGGTCACCAGAACCCATAACGGTAAAGCCGCCTGGGATAAAATCGTTGAGTGGAAAGCGACAGCCGAAGCTGAAGGCAAGACCATCAATGACTACCTTGATATCATGGTCACAGACATTGAAATGCCGGTCATGGACGGTCACAACCTGACCAAACGCATCAAGGATGATCCTGAACTACGGCACATCCCGGTACTGCTCTGTTCCTCCATCATCACCGACACCCTCTTTCACAAGGGCGAATCCGTCGGTGCTGACGACCAGATTTCCAAAGCTGAAATCAACCAGTTGGCTGAAAGGGTATTCAAACTCATCGAAAAGGCCGAAAGCTAA
- a CDS encoding glycosyltransferase: protein MLSRPLVHHTALGKSGGATRVGLMIHEGLLDAGHKSVHSFEASENPGDKLIQPEEAARAVPEKSIVHLHSSADPVRFLRALPASVKTVITLHDTQLVSGGCAYPLDCPSFNLQCRECPRSFPDSENVRRERIEAIIDSQTVLVSPSAWLGRIVRKAAPELKVKIIPNGIEWPEQPADKNQLRRELRIHPSSKVMLFVAHGGVEAAYKSGPQWKSYWQTIKSAVPEALCFAIGGKESSREGDFISIPYVDSPTLNKFLGAADVLAYPTLSDNHPLILLEAMAQSLAPVSYAVGGVVEQISDGENGILVPPYEKQIFTEKVSMLLKNSRLAREMGSRGFQKGKKRFSCQRMLGDYIKIYYNLV, encoded by the coding sequence ATGCTGAGCCGTCCGCTGGTACACCATACCGCCCTTGGAAAAAGCGGCGGGGCCACAAGAGTCGGGCTGATGATCCATGAGGGACTGCTTGATGCAGGCCACAAGTCAGTCCACTCCTTTGAGGCTTCGGAGAACCCCGGAGACAAGCTGATTCAGCCGGAAGAAGCGGCACGGGCCGTACCGGAAAAAAGCATCGTTCATCTGCACTCCTCTGCTGATCCGGTCCGCTTTCTGCGGGCACTGCCGGCAAGCGTTAAGACAGTTATTACCCTGCACGATACCCAGCTGGTCAGCGGAGGCTGTGCCTATCCTCTGGATTGCCCCTCATTCAATCTTCAATGCCGGGAATGCCCGCGCTCCTTTCCGGATTCTGAAAATGTGCGCCGGGAACGGATAGAGGCTATCATCGATTCACAGACCGTACTTGTTTCCCCCTCCGCATGGCTGGGCAGGATAGTGCGTAAGGCAGCACCGGAACTAAAGGTCAAAATAATTCCCAACGGCATTGAATGGCCCGAACAGCCTGCGGACAAAAACCAGCTCCGTCGCGAGCTGAGGATTCATCCGTCCTCAAAAGTCATGCTCTTTGTCGCCCATGGCGGAGTGGAGGCAGCCTATAAATCCGGACCGCAATGGAAAAGCTACTGGCAGACAATCAAATCAGCCGTGCCGGAAGCTCTCTGCTTTGCAATCGGGGGCAAAGAAAGCAGCCGGGAAGGTGATTTCATCTCCATTCCCTATGTGGACAGCCCTACACTGAACAAATTTCTGGGCGCAGCGGACGTACTGGCCTATCCAACACTCAGCGACAACCACCCGCTGATCTTGCTGGAAGCCATGGCCCAGTCCCTTGCCCCGGTCAGCTACGCCGTAGGCGGGGTGGTTGAACAGATTTCAGACGGGGAAAACGGAATTCTGGTTCCCCCTTATGAAAAACAGATATTTACCGAAAAGGTATCTATGCTGTTGAAAAACAGCCGATTAGCCCGGGAGATGGGCAGCAGGGGATTCCAGAAAGGAAAGAAACGGTTTTCCTGCCAAAGAATGCTGGGGGATTACATAAAAATTTACTACAATCTGGTGTAA